The Blastocatellia bacterium genome window below encodes:
- a CDS encoding reverse transcriptase domain-containing protein, which produces MMNDPIIRNVTKNLMPSSLLRQIAARPALYQAWRKVKANRGAAGIDAVGVHAFERDLDANLAELSRNLLDGTYEPLPSRYVQIPKDNGKARELAIPTVRDRVAQRAVLDRIEPLFEPQMLDCSFAFRAGRSAEMAVQRIVVARAQGRRWTVDADIQDFFPSINHQLLLEDLAAVIDTEDVRHLIKLWLDAGALDGARPTAGFLARWRATLTDAHLAVREAMNGMFKDLLSQKLGVDGDALSANAFTDEALLEEDAVSGEMASAKPSPGKAAVRRLVQDGLLLAIAERAALRGLLSAKGLGLGGAAVALALATPPVVRKLREMASPKTGALQGAPLSPLLSNVYLTAFDRALVARGHKLIRYCDDFVIPCASESEARQAFGDAREALKAKRLQLHSEKSRLVSPTEGFIFLGYEFTTAGRVVPPPNIPEVVARRVVEFTDQTMKRFAGKASRVAVQTESRARSAFGQIKERLKKGRP; this is translated from the coding sequence ATGATGAACGATCCCATTATCCGCAATGTCACGAAGAACCTCATGCCATCGAGCCTGCTCCGGCAGATCGCCGCACGCCCGGCGCTGTATCAGGCGTGGCGCAAGGTCAAAGCCAATCGCGGCGCGGCAGGGATTGATGCCGTCGGCGTTCACGCCTTTGAGCGCGACCTCGACGCTAACCTCGCGGAGCTGTCGCGCAACCTGCTTGATGGCACTTATGAGCCGCTGCCGTCGCGCTATGTGCAGATTCCCAAAGACAACGGCAAAGCGCGCGAACTGGCGATTCCGACCGTGCGTGATCGCGTTGCGCAACGCGCCGTCCTCGACCGTATCGAGCCGTTGTTCGAGCCGCAAATGCTCGACTGCTCATTCGCTTTCAGAGCCGGGCGCTCGGCGGAGATGGCCGTGCAGCGCATCGTCGTCGCCCGCGCCCAGGGCCGCCGCTGGACGGTTGATGCGGACATCCAAGACTTCTTTCCTTCGATCAATCACCAGCTGCTTCTTGAAGACTTGGCCGCTGTCATCGACACGGAAGACGTGCGGCATTTGATCAAGCTCTGGCTCGACGCCGGCGCGCTCGATGGCGCGCGCCCGACGGCAGGCTTTCTGGCGCGCTGGCGGGCGACGCTGACGGATGCACATCTGGCGGTGCGTGAAGCGATGAACGGCATGTTCAAAGATCTGCTATCACAAAAACTGGGGGTTGACGGCGACGCCCTTTCTGCCAACGCCTTCACTGATGAAGCCTTGCTCGAAGAGGATGCCGTAAGCGGCGAGATGGCAAGCGCAAAGCCGTCGCCGGGCAAAGCAGCGGTGCGGCGTCTGGTACAGGACGGGCTATTGCTGGCGATAGCCGAGCGCGCCGCCTTGCGGGGGCTGCTTTCCGCGAAAGGGTTGGGATTGGGCGGTGCCGCAGTCGCGCTGGCGCTGGCCACCCCGCCTGTCGTCAGAAAGTTGCGCGAGATGGCCTCACCAAAGACCGGCGCGTTGCAAGGCGCGCCGCTGTCGCCGCTGTTATCGAATGTCTATCTGACGGCGTTCGACAGGGCGCTTGTGGCGCGCGGTCATAAGTTGATCCGCTACTGCGATGACTTCGTGATTCCCTGCGCGAGCGAAAGCGAAGCGCGCCAGGCCTTCGGCGACGCCCGTGAGGCTTTGAAAGCGAAACGCTTGCAACTTCACTCGGAGAAGTCGCGGCTGGTTTCGCCCACGGAAGGGTTTATCTTTCTCGGTTATGAGTTCACGACGGCGGGCCGCGTCGTGCCGCCACCGAACATCCCGGAAGTCGTCGCCCGGCGCGTCGTCGAGTTCACCGACCAGACAATGAAGCGCTTTGCTGGCAAAGCTTCGCGGGTAGCGGTGCAGACGGAAAGCCGCGCCAGGAGCGCCTTCGGGCAAATCAAAGAGCGCCTCAAGAAAGGCAGACCGTAA
- the cas2 gene encoding CRISPR-associated endonuclease Cas2, with the protein MTKIVIMYDISDDRTRTKLFKLLKRYGEPVQLSIFEAIISEAQFAEMRGEVARVIGSDAAQVRYYEICQTCDRGIVIFGQARTTVLSAVYIA; encoded by the coding sequence ATGACTAAAATCGTTATCATGTATGACATCTCGGATGACCGGACGCGAACGAAACTCTTCAAGCTGTTGAAGCGTTACGGCGAGCCGGTGCAATTGAGCATCTTCGAGGCGATCATCAGCGAAGCGCAGTTCGCCGAGATGCGCGGCGAGGTTGCCCGCGTGATTGGCAGCGATGCCGCTCAGGTACGTTATTACGAGATCTGTCAAACCTGTGATCGTGGCATCGTAATCTTTGGCCAAGCCAGGACGACCGTTCTCTCTGCGGTGTATATCGCCTAA